In Herbaspirillum seropedicae, a single window of DNA contains:
- a CDS encoding branched-chain amino acid ABC transporter permease, with protein sequence MDSSIAAILTLDGLTNGIVYGLIAIALVLVFTVTRILFIPQGEFVAYGALTLAMLQQGQRPGPLWLLLVLALCAAGMQAASLLRAGQAALLPRALLGTLGVPLVIAALVWWAAPQQFALPVQVLLTLLLITALGPLMYQVVYESMADASVLQLLIVSVGIHLAMTGLGLVFFGAEGFRTPAFWDERWNLASLTLSAQTVVVVAAAAALLVALWFFSGRTLYGKALRATAVNRLGARLMGISTTLAGKLSFAVAAFIGALSGVLIGPMSTIFYDSGFLIGLKGFVAATIGALASFPAAAGGALLVGLLESFSSFWASDFKEVIVFLALLPILLWRSLVIPAHDEDEE encoded by the coding sequence ATGGACTCCTCCATTGCCGCCATCCTGACCCTGGATGGCCTGACCAACGGCATCGTCTATGGCTTGATCGCCATTGCACTGGTGCTGGTCTTCACGGTCACCCGCATCCTCTTCATTCCGCAGGGGGAATTCGTCGCCTATGGCGCGCTCACCCTGGCCATGCTGCAACAGGGACAGCGCCCTGGCCCGCTGTGGCTGCTGCTGGTGCTGGCGCTTTGTGCAGCGGGCATGCAGGCCGCCTCACTGCTGCGCGCCGGCCAGGCGGCGCTGTTGCCGCGTGCGCTGCTGGGCACGCTGGGTGTGCCGCTGGTCATTGCCGCGCTGGTGTGGTGGGCCGCGCCCCAGCAGTTCGCGCTGCCGGTGCAGGTCCTGCTGACGCTGCTGCTCATCACGGCGCTTGGGCCGCTGATGTACCAGGTGGTCTATGAATCGATGGCCGATGCCAGCGTGCTGCAACTGCTGATCGTCTCGGTCGGCATCCACCTGGCCATGACCGGCCTGGGACTGGTGTTCTTCGGTGCGGAGGGCTTCCGCACGCCGGCCTTCTGGGATGAACGCTGGAACCTGGCGTCGTTGACGCTCAGCGCCCAGACCGTGGTGGTGGTGGCGGCCGCGGCCGCGCTGCTGGTGGCGCTGTGGTTCTTCTCTGGGCGCACGCTGTATGGCAAGGCGCTGCGCGCCACGGCGGTGAATCGTCTGGGGGCGCGATTGATGGGAATCTCCACGACGCTGGCTGGCAAATTGTCCTTTGCCGTGGCAGCGTTTATCGGTGCTCTGTCGGGCGTCTTGATCGGTCCGATGAGCACCATTTTTTATGACTCGGGTTTCCTGATCGGCTTGAAGGGTTTCGTCGCCGCCACCATCGGTGCGCTGGCGAGTTTTCCGGCGGCCGCAGGAGGCGCGCTGCTGGTGGGCCTGCTGGAATCCTTCAGTTCCTTCTGGGCCAGCGACTTCAAGGAGGTGATCGTGTTCCTGGCGCTGCTGCCCATCCTGCTGTGGCGCTCGCTGGTCATACCAGCGCATGACGAGGACGAGGAATGA
- a CDS encoding ABC transporter ATP-binding protein — MSELVLDVAQLRASYGKVQALHDIHLKLERGSIATVIGPNGAGKSTLLNAIMGVLPAQGTVRYQGRSVERWSLEQRVMAGIALVPERRELFSTMSVEDNLLLGGFRRLRLRQAQPLDQLATVFDLFPRLKERRSQQAGTLSGGERQMLAIGRAMMAKPQLLMLDEPSLGLAPRIVKEILHIVSELRTAGISVLLVEQNARAALQTADYGYVLELGKVTLQGESAQLAGDPQVIQAYLGFGKKAQAEVVAAS, encoded by the coding sequence ATGAGTGAACTGGTCCTCGACGTCGCGCAGCTGCGCGCAAGCTATGGCAAGGTGCAGGCGCTGCACGACATCCATCTCAAGCTGGAACGCGGCAGCATCGCCACCGTCATCGGCCCCAATGGCGCGGGCAAGTCCACGCTGCTCAACGCCATCATGGGCGTGCTGCCGGCGCAGGGAACGGTGCGCTACCAGGGCCGCTCGGTGGAACGCTGGAGCCTGGAACAGCGCGTGATGGCTGGCATCGCCCTGGTGCCGGAGCGGCGCGAACTGTTCTCTACCATGAGCGTGGAAGACAACCTGCTGCTGGGCGGCTTTCGCCGGCTGCGCTTGCGGCAGGCGCAACCGCTGGACCAGCTGGCCACCGTCTTCGACCTGTTCCCGCGCCTGAAGGAGCGGCGCAGCCAGCAGGCCGGCACGCTCTCGGGCGGCGAGCGCCAGATGCTGGCCATCGGCCGCGCCATGATGGCCAAGCCGCAACTGCTGATGCTGGATGAACCCAGCCTGGGACTGGCGCCGCGCATCGTCAAGGAAATCCTGCATATCGTTTCCGAATTGCGCACGGCGGGGATCTCGGTGCTGCTGGTGGAACAGAATGCGCGCGCGGCCTTGCAGACCGCCGACTACGGCTATGTGCTGGAACTGGGCAAGGTCACCCTGCAAGGGGAGTCTGCGCAGCTGGCGGGCGATCCGCAGGTGATCCAGGCCTACCTGGGATTTGGCAAGAAGGCGCAGGCCGAGGTGGTGGCGGCTTCCTGA
- a CDS encoding MarR family winged helix-turn-helix transcriptional regulator, whose amino-acid sequence MLPKKPADFDSDDDAASSAPLDQQLLLSLVGYNCRRAYITIMPLFEKRMAKFELRPVDFTVLSLLKANPDINQKRLSKAINVSPPNLATLLDRLEQRGLVLRQRNPQDRRSQVLALTTAGLRMCTKAEQTAIELELKATEMLSDAERAQLIGLLQKMFLPQ is encoded by the coding sequence ATGCTGCCCAAGAAGCCAGCTGATTTCGACTCCGACGACGATGCGGCGTCCAGCGCGCCGCTGGACCAGCAGCTGCTATTGAGCCTGGTCGGCTACAACTGCCGCCGCGCCTATATCACCATCATGCCGCTGTTTGAAAAGCGCATGGCCAAGTTCGAATTGCGGCCGGTGGATTTCACGGTGCTGAGCCTGCTAAAGGCCAATCCCGACATCAACCAGAAACGCCTGTCCAAGGCGATCAACGTTTCCCCGCCCAACCTGGCAACGCTGCTGGACCGCCTGGAGCAGCGCGGCCTGGTGCTGCGCCAGCGCAATCCGCAAGACCGGCGCTCGCAGGTGCTGGCCTTGACCACAGCGGGCCTGCGCATGTGCACCAAGGCCGAACAGACGGCCATCGAGCTGGAGCTCAAGGCCACCGAGATGCTCTCGGACGCGGAACGCGCCCAGCTGATCGGGCTGCTGCAGAAGATGTTCCTGCCGCAATAG
- a CDS encoding DUF3237 domain-containing protein, whose translation MKKLFLLLAALILSLQAHAASDADNTTLTPPQPKLAFLARFSVDLVAPIWELGKTSDLGRRRIIPITGGSFKGPLINGEILNNGADWQTVTADGLALIDTRYLLKLDDGELVYLQTRGVRYGPPEVMAEVAKGKPVDPSRYTFRLFMNFETASKKYDWLNRAMGVGYAMRLGNAVVYDAYLLN comes from the coding sequence ATGAAGAAGCTTTTCCTGCTGCTGGCCGCACTGATCCTGAGCCTGCAGGCGCATGCAGCCAGTGACGCCGACAATACCACGCTGACGCCGCCGCAACCCAAGCTGGCCTTCCTGGCGCGCTTCTCGGTGGACCTGGTGGCGCCGATATGGGAACTGGGGAAGACTTCCGACCTGGGCCGCCGCCGCATCATCCCGATCACCGGCGGCAGCTTCAAGGGCCCGCTGATCAATGGCGAGATCCTCAACAACGGTGCTGACTGGCAGACCGTGACCGCCGACGGCCTGGCCCTCATCGATACGCGCTACCTGCTCAAGCTGGACGACGGCGAGCTGGTCTACCTGCAAACCCGTGGCGTGCGCTACGGTCCGCCGGAGGTGATGGCCGAGGTGGCCAAGGGCAAGCCGGTCGATCCTTCGCGCTATACCTTCCGCCTGTTCATGAACTTCGAGACTGCATCCAAGAAATATGACTGGCTCAACCGCGCCATGGGCGTGGGCTATGCGATGCGCCTGGGCAATGCGGTCGTGTACGACGCCTACCTGTTGAACTGA
- a CDS encoding SMP-30/gluconolactonase/LRE family protein: protein MSLPETPFQHFDARFRRMVIDTAQVDCLYTGCRWAEGPVWLPATQELIWSDIPNNRLMRWSEGAGAGVFRQPSNFNNGNTLDREGRIVGCLHGGRAVVRTEHDGSITTLASHWQGKRLNSPNDVVVKSDGSIWFTDPDYGINSDYEGYQAQSEIGACNVYRIDGDSGEISIVASDLERPNGLAFSTDERRLYIADTGLTHRAGGPHHIRVFDVVDGISLKVGEVFATIDPGLADGFRLDAQGNVWTSAGDGVHCYAPDGTLLGKILIPEVVSNVVFGGPRGNRLFITATTSLYAVYLAVNGAQRP from the coding sequence ATGTCCCTGCCTGAGACTCCCTTCCAGCACTTCGATGCGCGCTTTCGCCGCATGGTCATCGACACCGCCCAGGTCGATTGCCTCTACACCGGCTGCCGCTGGGCCGAGGGCCCGGTGTGGCTGCCTGCCACCCAGGAGCTGATCTGGAGCGATATCCCCAACAACCGCCTGATGCGCTGGTCCGAGGGCGCGGGTGCGGGCGTGTTCCGCCAGCCTTCCAACTTCAACAATGGCAATACGCTGGACCGTGAAGGACGCATCGTCGGTTGCCTGCATGGCGGGCGCGCCGTGGTGCGTACCGAGCACGACGGCAGCATCACCACGCTGGCCTCGCACTGGCAGGGCAAGCGGCTCAATTCCCCCAATGATGTGGTGGTGAAATCGGATGGTTCGATCTGGTTCACCGATCCCGACTACGGGATCAACAGTGACTACGAAGGCTACCAGGCGCAGAGCGAGATCGGCGCCTGCAATGTCTATCGCATCGATGGCGACAGCGGCGAGATCAGCATCGTCGCCAGCGACCTGGAGCGGCCCAACGGACTGGCGTTTTCCACTGACGAGCGTCGTCTCTACATCGCCGATACCGGATTGACCCACCGTGCCGGTGGACCGCATCACATCCGCGTCTTCGACGTGGTCGATGGCATCAGCCTGAAGGTCGGGGAAGTGTTTGCCACCATCGATCCTGGCCTGGCAGATGGATTCCGCCTCGACGCCCAGGGCAATGTCTGGACCTCGGCCGGCGACGGTGTGCATTGCTACGCGCCCGACGGCACGCTCCTGGGCAAGATCCTCATCCCCGAGGTGGTCTCCAACGTGGTCTTTGGCGGACCGCGTGGAAACCGTCTCTTCATCACGGCCACGACCTCGCTGTATGCGGTGTACCTGGCCGTCAATGGCGCCCAGCGCCCCTGA
- a CDS encoding ABC transporter permease subunit: MSMNKRIPLYALLVVLALFPLLPTPQFWVIQANYIGLYALVAIGLVLLTGIGGMTSFGQAAFVGMGAYTTSYLTTVHGVSPWLTLPVGLFITGVSAYVLGRITLRMSGHYLPLATIAWGISLYFLFGKVDFLGKYDGISGIPALQLAGLDLAKERHLYYLIWAIVLAAAWVSLNLLDSRAGRAIRALKGGRSMAEAMGVDTGRYKILIFVFAALLASVSGWLFAHMQRTVNPSPFSLAMGIEYLFIVVVGGIAHIWGALLGAGVLKLLSDQLQVLLPALLGDGGSYESIVFGLILILLLKYAGGGLWPWVRALWLRAFPTAPAPLRVAHATAMDKRAAVARGAPLLEVDQINKRFGGLVAVNDVSFKVKAGEIVGLIGPNGAGKSTTFNLVTGLLHASGGRVGFNGRDIAGLPARAIARLGIARTFQHVRLLPGMTVLENVALGAHMRSQQGFLKNTVNAMLHLERAEEQALLDEAARALHRVGLQHLMHEQAGNLALGQQRILEIARALCCDPLLLLLDEPAAGLRHLEKQALSKVLQELRADGMSILLVEHDMEFVMELTDHIVVMEFGAKIAEGTPQEIARHPAVIEAYLGGIE; this comes from the coding sequence ATGAGCATGAACAAACGAATCCCTCTCTACGCCCTGCTGGTGGTGCTGGCCCTGTTCCCGCTGCTGCCCACGCCGCAGTTCTGGGTGATCCAGGCCAACTACATCGGGCTCTACGCGCTGGTGGCCATCGGCCTGGTGCTGCTGACCGGCATCGGCGGCATGACCTCGTTCGGCCAGGCGGCCTTCGTCGGCATGGGCGCCTATACCACCTCCTATCTCACCACCGTGCATGGCGTGTCGCCCTGGCTGACGCTGCCGGTGGGCCTCTTCATCACCGGCGTGTCGGCCTATGTGCTGGGCCGCATCACGCTGCGCATGTCGGGCCACTACCTGCCGCTGGCCACCATCGCCTGGGGCATCAGCCTGTACTTCCTGTTCGGCAAGGTGGATTTCCTGGGCAAGTACGACGGCATCTCCGGCATCCCTGCACTGCAACTGGCGGGACTGGACCTGGCCAAGGAACGCCACCTCTACTACCTGATCTGGGCCATCGTGCTGGCCGCGGCCTGGGTCTCGCTGAACCTGCTGGATTCGCGTGCGGGCCGCGCCATCCGCGCCCTCAAGGGCGGGCGGTCGATGGCCGAGGCCATGGGCGTGGATACGGGGCGCTACAAGATCCTCATCTTCGTCTTCGCCGCGCTGCTGGCGTCGGTCTCGGGATGGCTCTTTGCGCACATGCAGCGCACCGTCAATCCCTCGCCCTTCAGCCTGGCGATGGGTATCGAGTATCTCTTCATCGTGGTGGTCGGCGGCATTGCCCATATCTGGGGTGCGCTGCTGGGCGCGGGCGTGTTGAAGCTGCTGTCGGACCAGTTGCAGGTGCTGCTGCCGGCGCTGCTGGGCGATGGCGGCAGTTATGAGAGCATCGTCTTCGGCCTGATCCTGATCCTGTTGCTGAAGTACGCAGGCGGCGGCCTGTGGCCGTGGGTGCGGGCGCTGTGGCTGCGCGCTTTCCCGACTGCACCGGCGCCGCTGCGGGTGGCCCATGCGACGGCGATGGACAAGCGCGCCGCCGTGGCGCGCGGGGCGCCGCTGTTGGAGGTGGACCAGATCAACAAGCGCTTCGGCGGACTGGTGGCGGTCAATGATGTGTCCTTCAAGGTCAAGGCGGGCGAGATCGTCGGCCTGATCGGGCCCAATGGCGCGGGCAAGTCCACCACCTTCAACCTGGTGACGGGCCTCTTGCACGCCAGCGGCGGACGCGTGGGCTTCAATGGCCGCGATATCGCCGGACTGCCGGCGCGGGCCATCGCCCGCCTGGGCATTGCCCGCACCTTCCAGCACGTACGCCTGCTGCCGGGCATGACGGTGCTGGAGAATGTGGCGCTGGGCGCGCACATGCGCAGCCAGCAAGGATTCCTGAAGAATACGGTCAACGCCATGCTGCACCTGGAACGCGCCGAAGAACAGGCGCTGCTGGATGAGGCCGCACGCGCCCTGCATCGCGTCGGCCTGCAGCATCTGATGCATGAACAGGCGGGCAACCTGGCGCTGGGCCAGCAACGCATCCTGGAGATCGCCCGCGCCCTGTGCTGCGATCCGCTGCTGCTGTTGCTCGATGAACCGGCCGCAGGGCTGCGCCACCTGGAAAAGCAGGCCCTCTCCAAGGTGCTGCAGGAATTGCGCGCCGATGGCATGAGCATCCTGCTGGTGGAACATGACATGGAATTCGTCATGGAACTGACCGACCACATCGTGGTGATGGAATTCGGCGCCAAGATCGCCGAAGGCACGCCACAAGAGATCGCCCGGCATCCCGCCGTGATCGAAGCCTACCTGGGTGGAATCGAATGA
- a CDS encoding acyl-CoA thioesterase, translating into MSKTIIHPVRVEFGDCDPAGIVYFPNFFRWYDAASRNFFHECGVPPWRDTEKTRGIIGTPVVDISSRFVRPATYGDRIEVHSSIVEWNDKTFVMQHEIKRDGELLCEGRDVRVFAIRHPDDPARIKAIPIPADIREMCS; encoded by the coding sequence ATGAGCAAAACCATCATTCATCCAGTGCGCGTGGAGTTCGGCGATTGCGATCCGGCCGGCATCGTCTACTTTCCCAATTTCTTCCGCTGGTATGACGCGGCCTCGCGCAACTTCTTCCATGAATGTGGCGTGCCGCCCTGGCGCGATACCGAAAAGACGCGCGGCATCATTGGCACGCCCGTGGTGGACATCAGTTCGCGCTTCGTGCGGCCGGCCACCTATGGCGACCGCATAGAGGTGCATTCCAGCATCGTCGAATGGAATGACAAGACCTTCGTGATGCAGCATGAGATCAAGCGCGATGGTGAGCTGCTGTGCGAAGGACGGGATGTGCGCGTCTTTGCCATTCGTCATCCGGACGATCCTGCGCGCATCAAGGCCATTCCCATTCCGGCAGATATCAGGGAGATGTGCAGTTGA
- a CDS encoding ABC transporter substrate-binding protein: MKTKLAIKAGVLAAMLACAGIAHAELTIGVVMSLTGPGSGLGIPAKNGFALWPETIAGEKVKMIILDDATDPTQASKNARRLVAEDKVDLIIGSAAVPPTLAIADVALETQTVQLAISPIETAEGKDAWTFRLPQSTAVMAGGVVNQMKKLGVKTIGFLGYSDSYGENWLKEVQRLATAAGMKMGTVERFSRADTSVTAQALRVVSSNPDAVLVVASGSGAAMPHKALIERGYKGKIFQTHSAASRDLIRLGGKDVEGAYVISGPAVVPEALPDSNASKKLAMDFVTRYEKQFGAGSRNLFAAHTYDAQLVLQKVVPEALKKAKPGTPAFRAALKEALETSGPIQITQGTLNYSPKDHFGLGDDARIMLTIQNGNWKAVNP; the protein is encoded by the coding sequence ATGAAGACGAAACTGGCAATCAAGGCAGGTGTGCTGGCAGCGATGCTGGCCTGTGCAGGCATCGCGCATGCCGAACTGACCATCGGGGTGGTGATGTCGTTGACCGGTCCGGGCTCGGGCCTGGGCATTCCGGCCAAGAACGGCTTTGCGCTGTGGCCCGAGACCATCGCGGGCGAAAAGGTCAAGATGATCATCCTCGATGACGCCACCGATCCTACCCAGGCCAGCAAGAATGCGCGCCGCCTGGTGGCCGAGGACAAGGTCGACCTCATCATCGGTTCGGCCGCCGTCCCGCCCACCCTGGCCATTGCCGACGTGGCGCTGGAGACCCAGACGGTGCAGCTGGCCATCTCGCCCATCGAGACCGCCGAGGGCAAGGATGCCTGGACCTTCCGCCTGCCGCAGTCCACTGCGGTCATGGCCGGTGGCGTGGTGAACCAGATGAAGAAGTTGGGCGTGAAGACCATCGGCTTCCTCGGCTATTCGGACTCCTATGGCGAGAACTGGCTCAAGGAGGTGCAGCGCCTGGCCACTGCGGCGGGCATGAAGATGGGCACGGTGGAGCGGTTCTCCCGCGCGGACACCAGCGTCACTGCGCAAGCCCTGCGCGTGGTCAGCTCCAATCCGGACGCCGTGCTGGTGGTGGCTTCCGGCAGCGGTGCGGCCATGCCGCACAAGGCTCTGATCGAACGCGGCTACAAGGGCAAGATCTTCCAGACCCACAGCGCCGCCTCGCGCGACCTGATCCGCCTGGGCGGCAAGGATGTGGAAGGCGCCTACGTCATCTCCGGTCCTGCCGTGGTGCCCGAAGCACTGCCGGACAGCAATGCGTCCAAGAAGCTGGCCATGGATTTCGTCACCCGCTACGAAAAGCAGTTCGGCGCGGGCAGCCGCAATCTCTTCGCGGCGCATACCTATGACGCCCAGTTGGTGCTGCAGAAGGTGGTGCCGGAAGCGCTGAAGAAGGCCAAGCCCGGCACGCCCGCCTTCCGCGCTGCCTTGAAGGAAGCACTGGAAACCTCGGGACCGATCCAGATCACGCAGGGCACGCTGAACTATTCGCCCAAGGACCACTTCGGCCTGGGTGACGATGCCCGCATCATGCTGACCATCCAGAACGGCAACTGGAAGGCGGTCAATCCGTAA
- a CDS encoding methyl-accepting chemotaxis protein has protein sequence MKIGTRLGGSFMLVTLLTCALIVASTLTLTQIGRHWNDFSGTVLGKQDYATQGYIKLGDGVQNFKNYVVRGKDYDRHFLADMDAIVRLMEQYRKLGVDNPKEEALLEKISNGERRYREALAKAQAMKAAGASPSEVDAAISGADKVLGAGFSGLLAIARENAGSTGEQISSAIGAGKSLSLAVGALVVILALVLAVLATRSITQPMREAVRIAKTVAAGDLGSRIVVTRKDETGELLQALKEMNASLQKVVGGVREGSDTIVTASTQIAGGNLDLSARTEEQASSLEQTAAAMEEITSTVRRNADHARQANAMAGSVSEVASRSGLVVSDVVGTMDEIQASAREIEEIISVIDGIAFQTNILALNAAVEAARAGEQGRGFAVVAAEVRSLAQRSATAAKEIKDLIGNSVEKIAAGSKLVQAAGATIEELVRSVRDVTQIMSEISAASGEQESGIEQVNQAIAQMDTVTQQNAALVEEAAAATEALKAQARRLAESVSVFRLGGGQMA, from the coding sequence ATGAAAATCGGCACCAGGCTGGGCGGTTCCTTCATGCTGGTCACGCTGCTGACATGCGCGCTGATCGTGGCATCCACACTCACCCTGACCCAGATCGGACGGCACTGGAACGATTTTTCAGGCACCGTGCTCGGCAAGCAGGACTACGCCACCCAGGGCTACATCAAGCTGGGCGACGGCGTGCAGAACTTCAAGAACTACGTGGTGCGTGGCAAAGACTACGACCGCCACTTCCTGGCTGACATGGACGCCATCGTCCGGCTCATGGAGCAGTATCGCAAGCTGGGCGTGGACAATCCCAAGGAAGAGGCGCTGCTGGAGAAGATCAGCAACGGCGAGCGTCGCTATCGCGAGGCGCTGGCCAAGGCCCAGGCCATGAAGGCGGCGGGCGCCAGCCCCAGCGAGGTCGATGCGGCCATCAGCGGCGCGGACAAGGTGCTGGGCGCGGGCTTCTCGGGCTTGCTGGCCATTGCGCGCGAGAATGCCGGCAGCACCGGCGAACAGATTTCCTCGGCCATCGGCGCCGGCAAGTCCCTGAGCCTGGCGGTGGGTGCGCTGGTGGTGATCCTGGCGCTGGTGCTGGCGGTGCTGGCCACACGCTCCATCACCCAGCCCATGCGCGAGGCGGTGCGCATCGCCAAGACCGTCGCGGCGGGGGATCTGGGCAGCCGCATCGTGGTCACGCGCAAGGATGAGACTGGCGAACTGCTGCAAGCCTTGAAGGAGATGAATGCCAGCCTGCAAAAGGTGGTCGGCGGCGTGCGCGAAGGCAGCGATACCATCGTGACCGCCTCCACCCAGATCGCTGGCGGCAACCTGGATCTGTCGGCCCGCACCGAGGAACAGGCCAGTTCGCTGGAACAGACCGCGGCGGCCATGGAGGAGATCACCTCCACCGTGCGGCGCAATGCCGATCATGCGCGCCAGGCCAATGCGATGGCCGGCTCGGTTTCGGAAGTGGCCTCGCGCAGCGGCCTGGTGGTCTCGGACGTGGTGGGCACCATGGATGAAATCCAGGCCTCGGCGCGGGAGATCGAGGAGATCATTTCGGTCATCGACGGGATTGCCTTCCAGACCAATATCCTGGCGCTGAACGCGGCCGTGGAAGCAGCCCGCGCCGGCGAACAGGGACGCGGCTTCGCCGTGGTAGCTGCGGAGGTGCGCTCGCTGGCCCAGCGCTCGGCCACGGCGGCCAAGGAAATCAAGGACCTCATCGGCAATTCGGTGGAAAAGATCGCCGCCGGCAGCAAGCTGGTGCAGGCCGCCGGGGCCACCATCGAGGAACTGGTGCGCAGCGTACGCGACGTCACCCAGATCATGAGCGAGATCAGCGCCGCCAGCGGCGAGCAGGAATCGGGCATCGAGCAGGTCAACCAGGCCATCGCCCAGATGGATACGGTCACCCAGCAGAACGCCGCCCTGGTGGAAGAAGCCGCCGCCGCCACGGAAGCGCTCAAGGCGCAGGCGCGCCGGCTGGCCGAATCGGTGAGCGTGTTCCGGTTGGGCGGCGGGCAGATGGCCTGA
- a CDS encoding DUF4148 domain-containing protein yields the protein MKKLGLAAALSVAVFSAHAGEQVQAKTEPATTQTATASAHQGGLTRAQVLEDLKRYQREHANPSYAELVFLR from the coding sequence ATGAAAAAACTCGGCCTGGCCGCCGCCCTTTCCGTGGCCGTCTTCAGCGCCCACGCGGGCGAGCAGGTGCAGGCGAAGACTGAGCCGGCCACCACCCAGACAGCGACGGCCAGCGCCCATCAGGGCGGTCTCACCCGTGCCCAGGTACTGGAAGATCTGAAGCGTTACCAGCGCGAACACGCCAATCCCAGCTACGCCGAGCTGGTCTTCCTGCGCTGA
- a CDS encoding acyl-CoA dehydrogenase, which produces MTMHYAPPLRDFAFVLDEVLQAPQVLRALPAHAEIDGDLMMQVLEEAGRFAADVVAPLNGIGDREGCRFKNGTVTTPPGFERAYAQFCAGGWPALACAPEHGGQGLPHVLDCALYEMLSAANHGWTMYPGLLHGAYACLAAHGSAALQARYLDKIASGEWLATMCLTEAQAGSDLGQLRTRAVPQDDGSYRLSGDKIFISGGEHDLTPNIVHLVLARLPDAPAGSKGLSLFLAPRVLDDGSRNGVHCTGIEHKMGIHGSATCSLHFEQAQAWLVGEAGRGLAAMFVMMNAARLHVGAQGLGLAEAAYQRASAYARERRQSRAPGSSGNDLIVHHPAVQKLLMEQRCRIEGARLLTCWAGLLLDLAEHDPEAALRSRHHERLEFITPVIKAFLTDQGFQCASRALQVFGGHGYVVETGIEQFMRDARITMIYEGTNEIQAIDFLMRKVLGDEGRRLDDFLGLVRADIAEASGLGEQARLLGEAVDKLRIFASRIAAAAAQAPALPYYVADEMLRLCGHVALGWMWLRAGRRALSAMAQDPLWYGGKRDAACYHFAFVFAEVQQLSSVIEACLATGLPPLPTDLDHHAAQEAS; this is translated from the coding sequence ATGACCATGCATTATGCCCCTCCCCTGCGCGACTTCGCCTTCGTGCTCGACGAAGTGCTGCAAGCGCCACAGGTCCTGCGCGCCCTGCCGGCGCACGCCGAGATCGATGGCGATCTGATGATGCAGGTGCTGGAAGAAGCTGGACGCTTCGCCGCCGATGTGGTGGCGCCATTGAACGGTATTGGCGATCGCGAGGGTTGCCGTTTCAAAAATGGAACGGTCACGACGCCGCCCGGATTTGAGCGCGCCTACGCGCAATTCTGCGCCGGCGGCTGGCCGGCCCTGGCCTGTGCGCCCGAGCATGGTGGCCAAGGCTTGCCGCATGTGCTCGACTGCGCGCTCTATGAAATGCTCAGTGCTGCCAATCACGGCTGGACCATGTATCCCGGCTTGCTGCACGGCGCCTATGCCTGCCTGGCCGCACACGGTTCAGCGGCCTTGCAGGCGCGCTACCTGGACAAGATCGCCAGCGGTGAATGGCTGGCCACCATGTGCCTGACCGAGGCCCAGGCCGGCAGCGACCTGGGCCAGTTGCGCACGCGCGCCGTGCCACAGGACGATGGCAGCTATCGCCTTAGCGGCGACAAGATCTTCATCTCCGGCGGTGAGCATGACCTGACGCCGAACATCGTCCACCTGGTGCTGGCCCGCCTGCCCGATGCGCCTGCTGGCAGCAAGGGACTGTCGCTGTTCCTGGCGCCGCGTGTGCTGGACGATGGCAGCCGCAACGGCGTGCATTGCACGGGCATCGAACACAAGATGGGCATCCATGGCAGCGCCACCTGCAGCCTGCATTTCGAGCAGGCGCAGGCCTGGCTGGTCGGCGAGGCCGGACGGGGTCTGGCCGCCATGTTCGTGATGATGAATGCGGCGCGCCTGCATGTGGGTGCGCAGGGGCTGGGACTGGCGGAGGCTGCCTACCAGCGCGCCAGCGCCTATGCGCGCGAGCGCCGCCAGTCGCGCGCGCCGGGCAGTTCCGGCAACGACCTCATCGTGCATCACCCGGCGGTGCAGAAGCTGTTGATGGAACAACGTTGTCGCATCGAGGGCGCGCGCTTGCTGACCTGCTGGGCGGGACTTCTGCTGGATCTGGCCGAGCATGATCCCGAGGCGGCGCTGCGCAGCCGACACCACGAGCGTCTGGAATTCATCACGCCGGTGATCAAGGCCTTCCTCACCGATCAGGGATTCCAGTGCGCCAGCCGCGCCCTGCAGGTCTTCGGAGGCCATGGCTATGTGGTCGAGACCGGCATCGAGCAGTTCATGCGCGATGCGCGCATCACCATGATCTATGAGGGGACCAACGAGATCCAGGCCATCGACTTCCTGATGCGCAAGGTGCTGGGCGACGAAGGCCGGAGACTGGACGATTTCCTCGGGCTTGTGCGCGCTGACATTGCAGAGGCGTCAGGGCTTGGAGAACAAGCGCGCTTGCTGGGCGAGGCTGTGGATAAATTAAGGATCTTTGCCTCGCGCATTGCTGCCGCCGCGGCGCAGGCGCCCGCGCTGCCCTATTATGTGGCCGACGAGATGCTGCGCCTGTGCGGCCATGTCGCGCTGGGCTGGATGTGGCTGCGGGCGGGGCGGCGCGCGCTCTCGGCGATGGCGCAGGACCCGCTCTGGTACGGCGGCAAGCGGGATGCCGCGTGCTATCATTTCGCCTTTGTGTTTGCGGAAGTCCAGCAGTTGAGCAGCGTCATCGAAGCTTGCCTGGCCACCGGGCTGCCGCCTCTTCCCACCGACCTGGATCACCATGCTGCCCAAGAAGCCAGCTGA